A genomic stretch from Spongiibacter nanhainus includes:
- the argA gene encoding amino-acid N-acetyltransferase: MSDPTTDSQTNYVKWFRNSAPYINAHRGKTFVLMLSGEAVAHDNFDNIVHDIALLNSLGVRLVLVHGARPQIEERVVQAGLQSRFHRDLRITDEREMRCVTDATGSLRSHIEALLSMGVANSPMHGAFIRVSSGNFVTARPLGILDGVDYKHTGVVRRIDAQGLQQQLHQGQIVILSPLGYSPTGEIFNLTAEDVAVHTARALQADKLILFTAEEGLLNHQGELIEQCEYRDVDNLVAKNTALGSDTIVQAAVNAGDLGIQRCHLISYREDGALLSELFTRDGAGTLITQEHFEHLHTASIDDVGGILAIIEPLEQQGVLLKRSRELLETEIEHFKVLEQDGMIIACAALYPYPEQRSGEIACVATHPDYRGADRAERLLAELEKAAARQGLNQVFVLTTQTAHWFQEQGYVECPVDDLPPAKRELYNCQRNSKAFIKTLAS, translated from the coding sequence ATGTCTGACCCGACTACCGACTCACAGACAAACTACGTCAAGTGGTTCCGCAACTCCGCGCCCTACATCAACGCCCATCGCGGCAAGACCTTTGTGTTGATGCTCAGTGGCGAGGCGGTTGCCCACGACAATTTCGACAACATTGTGCACGACATTGCGCTGCTCAACAGCCTTGGAGTGCGCCTGGTACTGGTCCACGGCGCCCGACCGCAGATCGAAGAGCGGGTGGTCCAAGCCGGTTTGCAGAGCCGTTTCCACCGGGACCTGCGCATTACCGACGAGCGCGAGATGCGCTGCGTCACCGATGCCACCGGTTCACTGCGCAGTCATATCGAGGCGCTGCTATCCATGGGGGTCGCCAACTCCCCCATGCACGGTGCATTTATCCGGGTCAGCAGCGGCAACTTTGTCACCGCCCGTCCACTGGGTATTCTCGACGGTGTAGATTACAAACACACCGGCGTAGTCAGGCGCATCGACGCCCAAGGACTGCAGCAGCAGTTACACCAGGGCCAGATCGTTATTTTATCGCCACTGGGTTACTCCCCCACCGGGGAGATTTTCAATCTCACGGCGGAGGACGTCGCCGTCCATACCGCACGGGCGCTGCAAGCCGATAAACTGATCCTGTTCACTGCCGAAGAGGGCCTGCTCAATCACCAGGGAGAGCTGATCGAACAGTGCGAATACCGTGACGTCGACAACCTGGTAGCGAAAAACACTGCCCTGGGCAGCGACACCATTGTCCAGGCTGCAGTTAATGCCGGCGACCTGGGCATACAGCGCTGCCACCTTATCTCATACCGGGAGGACGGCGCGCTGCTCAGCGAACTGTTTACCCGAGACGGTGCCGGCACCTTGATCACTCAGGAGCATTTTGAGCACTTGCATACCGCGTCCATCGACGACGTCGGCGGCATACTCGCCATCATTGAGCCCTTAGAACAGCAAGGCGTGCTCCTGAAACGCTCCCGGGAATTGCTGGAAACCGAGATCGAGCACTTTAAAGTACTGGAACAGGACGGCATGATCATCGCCTGTGCCGCCCTCTACCCCTATCCTGAGCAGCGCAGTGGTGAGATAGCCTGTGTGGCTACCCATCCCGACTACCGGGGTGCAGACCGGGCCGAGCGACTGCTGGCAGAGCTGGAAAAAGCCGCCGCCAGGCAGGGCCTGAATCAGGTGTTTGTGCTCACTACCCAAACCGCACACTGGTTCCAGGAACAGGGCTATGTGGAGTGCCCGGTGGATGATCTGCCGCCAGCAAAACGCGAGCTCTACAACTGTCAACGCAACTCCAAGGCCTTTATCAAAACGCTGGCGTCATGA
- a CDS encoding 16S rRNA (uracil(1498)-N(3))-methyltransferase, whose protein sequence is MRIPRIYTSQLLKAGEELALEERAAHYLGQVLRMRVGRELVLFNGDGFQYAAHLTAVDKKHIRCQLGERQSDICPPSPLNLTLAIGISKGDRMDWVIQKATELGVTAIVPLYTERVDVKLNAQRQEKKQRHWQQVMISACEQSGRSELVDIAEPAPLIDWLERTEKTEPLRLVLHPDSEADPTSSADLSSIWSGERPRQVQVLVGPEGGFEDSEVARCRALGFYCLQLGPRIMRTETAPLAALSILQYHWGDMGIS, encoded by the coding sequence ATGAGAATTCCACGGATCTATACTAGCCAGCTGCTAAAGGCGGGCGAAGAGCTGGCGCTGGAAGAGCGGGCCGCCCATTACCTGGGTCAGGTGCTGCGTATGCGAGTCGGCCGCGAGCTTGTGCTATTCAATGGCGATGGCTTTCAATACGCCGCCCACCTCACTGCGGTGGATAAAAAACACATTCGCTGCCAGCTCGGCGAACGGCAAAGCGACATTTGCCCGCCCTCACCATTAAACCTCACTCTGGCCATCGGCATCTCCAAAGGTGACCGCATGGATTGGGTCATTCAAAAAGCGACCGAACTGGGCGTGACGGCGATAGTGCCGCTGTACACCGAGCGGGTCGACGTCAAACTCAACGCCCAGCGGCAGGAAAAAAAACAGCGCCACTGGCAACAAGTGATGATCAGCGCCTGCGAACAATCGGGCCGCAGCGAGCTGGTAGATATCGCCGAACCCGCGCCACTGATTGACTGGTTAGAGCGCACCGAAAAAACCGAACCACTGCGACTGGTCCTCCACCCCGACAGCGAAGCGGACCCTACGTCCAGTGCCGATTTAAGCAGTATCTGGTCGGGGGAAAGGCCGCGACAGGTGCAAGTCTTGGTGGGCCCAGAAGGTGGGTTTGAGGACAGCGAAGTAGCCCGCTGCCGGGCATTGGGCTTTTACTGCTTGCAGCTGGGGCCCCGCATTATGCGCACCGAAACCGCGCCACTGGCGGCGCTGAGCATACTGCAATACCACTGGGGCGACATGGGAATTTCATAG
- a CDS encoding chemotaxis protein CheW — protein sequence MNDPATVKEEYLPTLVLPLRDSALVLPSHCVAEVMMAGSIEAEESSPHLLGFANWRERELPVLSFEALRDGQLPQQFRARQLAVLNAIGGAEGMSHFAVAVSAMPHHWELSEDQVETLEVPDDLQSPAIQGMIKVAGQSLVVPDWDYLQQQAMNAYQQRQPDSSD from the coding sequence ATGAACGATCCGGCCACTGTCAAAGAAGAGTATTTGCCCACTTTGGTACTGCCGCTTCGCGATAGCGCCCTGGTATTACCCAGCCATTGTGTGGCGGAGGTGATGATGGCCGGCAGTATTGAGGCGGAGGAGTCTTCGCCACACTTGCTCGGTTTTGCTAATTGGCGGGAACGGGAACTGCCTGTGCTGAGCTTTGAAGCCCTGCGCGATGGCCAGTTGCCCCAGCAGTTCCGGGCCCGGCAGTTGGCGGTACTCAATGCCATCGGCGGCGCCGAAGGAATGAGCCACTTTGCTGTTGCGGTGTCGGCGATGCCCCACCACTGGGAGTTGAGCGAAGACCAAGTGGAAACCTTGGAGGTGCCTGACGATCTGCAGTCCCCTGCCATACAGGGCATGATTAAGGTCGCAGGGCAGAGCCTGGTGGTGCCGGATTGGGATTATCTTCAGCAGCAGGCCATGAATGCCTATCAGCAGCGCCAGCCGGATTCCTCTGACTAA
- a CDS encoding Hpt domain-containing protein: MTQQRDFLALEWLLGEIEVSLQHCVPVIETHLAGAATAEDDALGEVQSALHQVAGSLQMVEFSGDALLAKEMERAVADIANGSLSGQAAAAALTAVRQLAQTLPAYLRQRLQGRCELPVSLMLLINDLRAARGQVLLSSTVLFSPLTQVAPASPVGPSLDSGTVAELTSKLRQMYQIALSSYLEGKDPQRSLEYLSKVCARAGKLCAGQVSQNMWLAGAALLEALGQGEFGGGYQAGEAVVSLLRRLDRELRQLGDKQRAATASTSLLRDLLFYVACSRSGSELVKGVKARHQLADNLLEADAQRSRLAEPAAQAVVEELDDLARQLIAGAASAELRMRCLDLGDALAVLGEVPSLLTLQAVGEVLSGDVSDIQRQSAADTLNRLAQTLRDSSQREEALAPVAVDPVVGEEERRQQYRQARRALIGQSRGVLADTQDAIMSYVAEGWRSRELEDLPARLQELSSALRTAAMPEPARIIERCAAYIGEQLIAAGNTPDWPTLDALADALTSVDYYLERNVVADTEQDSALLRTAADYVERLGYPVPGRRASADIITLPTAAATETPSNEAAQDSRAEQQKDVSKEPAVLDPEVLEIFVEEAREVVDTLNAALPTLMQLPPEDAVLADVRRAFHTLKGSGRMAGAEQCGELAWSVENMLNKVVEGRFVLDLPRCQVVEQVTAILPELINGLEQHRELAATRLQPYIAAATALAEQQDPALDARFTDSASQGEELIAVFIAEADVHLAEIDAYLSSVYSYPALLSDELQRSLHTLKGASRMAEVWAVASIIAPLEGLVKELRSMRVAADENLIALIADVAEETRRLTDQLKTRTAAELETPEALVNRVNTTAAAMIDAAEQAQAQRQHGQIPAGVLNAFLATFGDHIQNLMDQLAQPEQFDGQLLADYTAIMGQFATRAEEIGSESTAEMAQALQVLFSHTKAPIDQQFVGLVNKALDQLMDDLNQLAAEQSAEENSGLLDMLREYESAAEGYGSAPGPEARDSAAEEDIPVPEATFAEPDPEPASNTEPVSETETPAEDSAPAAQHDHEEIDPEILEIFLEEAHDLLENLDSALHAWSEQPDNLQHIDDIQRYLHTLKGGARLSGLPALGDQSHDFETMLANGAATGTDSHALLADAQRRQDRLVAAVDAVAKGEMPSNAETSDGDDAPATAEATSPIEDDLAATPGSTTASADNDAPPAVVGAASDATKALERSDAEGVLMAAQLSRGPQEMIKVPAQLLEQLINLAGETSIARSRVEEQVVDMHFSLDEMDMTISRLQDQVRRIDLETEAQIVHRQEQIESEGAEGFDALEFDRYSQLQQLSRSLLESASDLIDLRATVVDKSRDMETLLMQQSRVNTELQEGLMRSQMVHFARMVPRLRRGVRQVSGELGKRVEFRVYNADGEMDRRVLERILPALEHMLRNAIDHGIESESQRREAGKPEVGEIAMRFERQGGDVVIQIWDDGGGVDLDAVRRKAESLGLITQDAELTDRQLLEYIFHAGFTTSDSISQISGRGVGMDVVRSEIKQLGGSVDINSQRGQGTRFEIRLPFTVSVNRALMVSVGGEVYAVPLNNIEGIVRVSPYELEEYYQEDGPDFEYAGQQYQIQYMGQLLGFAHPHLESSTEQRPVLLVRNADQPTAVQVDGLMGSREVVVKSLGPQFAAVPGLSGATVLGDGSVVIIVDMLASLRASSARQLASGEQDFALEDSGEKRVMVVDDSVTVRKVTSRLLQRQRMEVLLARDGMDAVTQLQDMELLPDVILLDIEMPRMDGFEVAGRLRSNPRLQNIPIIMISSRTGSKHRRRAEGLGIDAFLGKPYQEMQLLKTIDDVLATVEV, translated from the coding sequence GTCGTCGACGGTGCTGTTTTCACCGCTGACTCAGGTCGCTCCCGCCAGCCCGGTGGGACCTAGCCTCGATAGTGGCACCGTCGCCGAACTCACCAGCAAATTGCGGCAAATGTATCAGATTGCTCTGAGCAGCTATCTGGAAGGTAAAGACCCGCAAAGGTCGCTGGAATATCTTTCCAAAGTCTGCGCCCGGGCCGGCAAACTCTGCGCGGGCCAGGTCTCGCAGAATATGTGGCTGGCCGGTGCAGCACTGTTGGAAGCCCTTGGCCAAGGCGAGTTTGGCGGTGGCTATCAAGCTGGAGAGGCCGTGGTCTCACTGCTGCGGCGGCTGGATCGCGAGCTGCGCCAGCTGGGCGACAAGCAGCGAGCTGCCACTGCTTCCACCTCGCTGCTGAGGGATTTACTGTTTTATGTGGCCTGTAGCCGCTCTGGCAGTGAGCTGGTTAAAGGCGTAAAGGCTCGCCACCAATTAGCGGATAACCTGCTGGAGGCCGATGCGCAGCGCAGCCGTTTGGCAGAGCCTGCGGCCCAGGCGGTGGTGGAGGAGCTGGACGATCTGGCGCGGCAGTTGATCGCCGGCGCGGCCAGTGCCGAGTTGCGTATGCGTTGTCTGGATCTCGGCGACGCGCTGGCGGTACTGGGAGAGGTGCCGTCCCTGCTCACGCTGCAAGCGGTGGGCGAGGTGCTATCCGGTGATGTTAGCGATATCCAGCGCCAAAGTGCCGCCGATACTTTGAATCGTCTTGCCCAAACTCTGCGGGACTCCTCTCAGCGTGAGGAGGCACTGGCGCCAGTGGCCGTTGACCCTGTTGTTGGGGAGGAAGAGCGCCGCCAACAATACCGCCAGGCCCGCCGCGCGCTGATTGGCCAAAGCCGGGGGGTATTGGCAGATACCCAAGATGCCATTATGAGTTATGTGGCAGAGGGCTGGCGCTCCCGTGAACTTGAAGATCTGCCGGCGCGTTTGCAGGAGTTGTCTTCCGCACTCCGCACGGCAGCTATGCCAGAGCCGGCGCGGATTATCGAGCGCTGCGCTGCCTATATCGGCGAGCAATTGATTGCAGCAGGCAACACGCCTGACTGGCCGACGCTGGATGCCCTGGCGGATGCCTTGACCTCGGTGGATTATTATCTGGAGCGCAATGTTGTCGCAGACACTGAGCAGGACAGTGCCCTGTTAAGAACGGCGGCAGACTACGTAGAGCGCCTGGGCTATCCGGTTCCCGGCCGCCGCGCCAGCGCTGACATCATTACCCTGCCGACAGCCGCGGCAACCGAGACCCCATCAAATGAGGCTGCTCAAGACAGCCGCGCAGAGCAGCAAAAGGACGTTAGCAAAGAACCCGCCGTCCTCGACCCAGAAGTCCTGGAAATCTTTGTAGAAGAAGCCCGGGAGGTCGTCGATACACTGAATGCTGCACTACCAACACTGATGCAGTTGCCCCCCGAAGATGCTGTGCTGGCCGATGTGCGTCGGGCTTTTCATACCCTCAAGGGCAGTGGCCGAATGGCCGGTGCGGAACAGTGTGGCGAGCTGGCCTGGTCGGTGGAAAACATGCTCAACAAAGTCGTCGAAGGGCGCTTTGTTTTAGACCTTCCTCGCTGCCAGGTTGTCGAGCAGGTGACGGCGATACTGCCTGAGCTCATCAATGGATTGGAGCAGCACCGAGAACTGGCTGCCACCCGTCTGCAGCCATATATTGCTGCCGCCACCGCCCTCGCCGAACAGCAGGATCCTGCTCTGGATGCTCGCTTCACCGACTCCGCCTCACAGGGAGAGGAGTTGATCGCGGTCTTTATCGCCGAAGCCGATGTCCACCTGGCGGAAATTGATGCCTACCTCAGCAGCGTGTACTCCTACCCGGCCTTATTGAGTGATGAGTTGCAGCGTTCATTGCACACCTTGAAGGGCGCTTCCCGAATGGCGGAAGTGTGGGCGGTGGCCAGCATTATCGCGCCGCTGGAAGGGCTGGTGAAAGAGTTGCGGTCAATGCGAGTCGCGGCGGATGAAAACTTGATTGCACTGATTGCCGATGTGGCGGAGGAAACTCGTCGCCTTACCGATCAACTGAAAACTCGTACGGCCGCTGAGCTTGAAACTCCAGAAGCCCTGGTGAACCGGGTCAACACCACCGCAGCCGCGATGATCGACGCCGCCGAGCAAGCCCAGGCGCAGCGGCAACACGGGCAAATACCTGCCGGCGTGCTCAATGCTTTCTTGGCCACCTTCGGGGACCATATACAAAATTTGATGGATCAGTTGGCCCAGCCTGAGCAATTCGACGGTCAGCTGTTGGCGGATTACACCGCTATCATGGGGCAGTTCGCCACCCGCGCCGAGGAGATCGGCAGCGAATCCACGGCGGAAATGGCCCAGGCACTGCAGGTGCTGTTCAGTCATACCAAGGCGCCTATCGATCAGCAGTTTGTGGGGCTGGTCAATAAAGCTCTTGATCAGCTGATGGACGACCTCAATCAGTTGGCCGCAGAGCAGTCTGCTGAGGAAAACAGCGGGCTGTTGGATATGCTGCGGGAGTACGAGTCTGCAGCGGAGGGCTATGGTTCGGCCCCTGGACCGGAGGCCCGGGACAGCGCGGCGGAGGAGGACATCCCTGTCCCGGAGGCGACATTTGCGGAGCCCGATCCAGAACCTGCATCCAACACTGAGCCGGTAAGCGAAACGGAGACGCCGGCAGAAGATAGCGCGCCCGCGGCTCAGCACGATCACGAGGAAATCGATCCGGAAATCCTGGAAATCTTTCTGGAAGAGGCTCACGACCTGTTGGAGAACCTGGATAGCGCTCTCCACGCCTGGAGTGAGCAGCCTGATAACCTCCAACATATTGATGATATTCAACGCTACCTGCACACCCTGAAAGGGGGGGCGCGCCTGTCCGGGTTGCCGGCACTGGGTGATCAGAGTCACGATTTTGAGACCATGCTGGCCAATGGCGCAGCCACTGGCACCGATTCTCATGCCTTGTTGGCGGATGCCCAGCGGCGCCAGGATCGCCTGGTAGCCGCAGTCGATGCGGTGGCCAAGGGCGAGATGCCCAGCAACGCTGAGACTTCCGATGGCGATGATGCACCAGCTACAGCGGAAGCGACTAGCCCCATAGAGGACGACTTGGCGGCCACCCCAGGCAGCACAACGGCAAGTGCTGACAACGACGCTCCGCCAGCAGTAGTGGGTGCCGCCAGCGACGCCACCAAGGCGCTGGAGCGCAGTGATGCGGAAGGCGTACTGATGGCCGCCCAGCTCAGTCGCGGGCCTCAGGAAATGATCAAGGTTCCGGCCCAGTTGCTTGAGCAGCTGATTAACCTGGCCGGTGAAACCTCTATCGCCCGCAGCCGTGTAGAAGAGCAGGTCGTGGATATGCACTTCTCGCTGGACGAGATGGATATGACCATATCCCGGCTGCAGGACCAGGTGCGCCGCATTGATCTGGAAACCGAAGCGCAAATCGTCCACCGCCAGGAGCAGATCGAGAGTGAGGGTGCCGAGGGTTTCGATGCCCTGGAGTTCGACCGCTATTCCCAGCTGCAACAGTTGTCCCGGTCATTGCTGGAATCTGCCTCGGACCTGATTGACCTCCGCGCCACCGTCGTGGACAAGAGCCGGGATATGGAAACGCTGCTGATGCAGCAGTCCCGGGTTAATACTGAATTGCAAGAAGGCCTGATGCGCTCGCAAATGGTTCACTTTGCGCGCATGGTGCCGCGGCTGCGCCGGGGTGTCCGTCAGGTCAGCGGCGAATTGGGCAAGCGGGTAGAGTTCCGTGTCTACAACGCCGACGGTGAGATGGACCGCCGGGTCTTAGAGCGGATATTGCCGGCGCTGGAGCATATGCTGCGCAATGCGATTGACCATGGCATCGAAAGCGAGTCCCAGCGCCGGGAGGCCGGCAAACCGGAAGTGGGCGAAATCGCCATGCGCTTTGAGCGCCAGGGCGGTGATGTCGTGATCCAGATTTGGGACGACGGCGGCGGTGTCGATCTGGACGCGGTGCGTCGCAAGGCGGAATCTCTAGGGCTTATCACCCAAGATGCCGAACTTACCGATCGCCAGTTACTGGAATATATTTTCCACGCCGGATTCACCACTAGCGACAGTATCTCGCAGATTTCCGGCCGCGGTGTCGGCATGGACGTGGTGCGCAGCGAAATCAAACAGCTGGGCGGCTCGGTGGATATCAACTCCCAGCGCGGCCAGGGCACCCGCTTTGAAATCCGCTTGCCCTTCACCGTCTCGGTCAACCGGGCGCTAATGGTGAGCGTGGGTGGCGAGGTCTACGCAGTGCCCCTCAACAATATCGAAGGTATCGTTCGGGTCAGTCCCTACGAGTTGGAGGAGTACTACCAAGAGGACGGTCCCGACTTCGAGTACGCCGGTCAGCAATACCAGATTCAGTATATGGGCCAGCTGTTGGGCTTTGCCCACCCCCACTTGGAAAGCAGTACCGAGCAGCGTCCGGTATTGCTGGTGCGCAACGCCGACCAGCCCACCGCGGTGCAGGTCGATGGCCTGATGGGTTCCCGCGAGGTGGTGGTGAAAAGTCTGGGTCCGCAGTTTGCTGCGGTGCCGGGGCTGTCCGGTGCAACCGTGCTGGGTGACGGCAGTGTGGTGATTATCGTGGATATGCTGGCTAGCTTGCGCGCCAGCTCGGCTCGGCAGCTGGCCAGTGGCGAGCAGGACTTTGCCCTGGAGGACAGTGGCGAAAAACGGGTCATGGTAGTGGATGACTCGGTAACCGTACGCAAGGTCACGTCCCGCTTGCTGCAGCGTCAACGCATGGAGGTGTTGCTGGCGCGGGATGGCATGGATGCGGTCACTCAGCTACAGGATATGGAGCTGCTGCCAGACGTGATTTTGCTGGATATCGAGATGCCTCGCATGGATGGCTTTGAAGTGGCAGGGCGCCTGCGCAGTAACCCCCGCTTGCAAAATATCCCCATTATCATGATTAGCTCGCGGACCGGTTCCAAGCACCGGCGGCGGGCCGAGGGCTTGGGCATTGATGCCTTCCTGGGCAAGCCGTATCAGGAGATGCAGTTGCTGAAAACCATTGATGACGTGCTGGCCACTGTGGAGGTGTAA